A region of Chitinophaga horti DNA encodes the following proteins:
- a CDS encoding ATP-binding protein, which yields MLHELVRVTLNNEMDLVLVHRRSMKLAEMAGLSLSAQTTFATAVSEVSRNTIEHGKNGCLVLCVSHVKNEKQLIARIIDETYDPALNPGLEYAKRLVNKLNVSTAGDKTAIELYFSFPLADKLDAKKIDEWRRSFNSDEAISPYEEIKRKNEQLQSLAEKLKESEGQYKTLTNSLPIIIFSLGNSGELIYANKWLSMFTGKSIEELNISKWKDVVHADDYDAFHLLMNPHVTSGAAAIKVQCRLKNVIEDQYYWHLASLSPLKDEKGDLLYWIGFVVDIHAQKVVENTLQINKELQLVRDQLKEHQLILEDNIAQLNRSNKELQQFAYIASHDLQEPIRKISYYSDYFLNKYRESIDEKGKDYLHGMLSASRRMRTLINDLLAFSQVDKKATTFKQVDLENVFRETLQDMELNVREKSARIQLEPLPTIEADESMIRQLFGNILSNSLKYAREHEAPLIRISCIADKHTIEIAVADNGIGFDEKYLPKMFTLFQRLHTNDQYKGTGLGLAICQKIVDIHNGSITATSKENEGATFKITLPVKQLSI from the coding sequence ATGCTACATGAACTGGTAAGGGTAACACTTAACAATGAAATGGACCTGGTACTCGTACACCGCCGCTCGATGAAACTGGCGGAAATGGCGGGACTGTCCCTGTCTGCCCAAACCACGTTTGCTACTGCGGTTTCCGAAGTATCGCGTAATACAATTGAACATGGGAAGAATGGCTGCCTCGTTTTATGTGTATCGCACGTTAAAAACGAGAAACAACTGATCGCCCGCATTATAGACGAAACCTACGACCCGGCCTTAAACCCCGGTTTGGAATATGCCAAACGCCTGGTGAATAAACTGAACGTTAGCACCGCCGGCGACAAAACCGCGATAGAACTGTACTTCTCGTTCCCCCTGGCCGACAAGTTGGACGCCAAAAAGATAGATGAGTGGCGCCGCAGCTTCAACAGCGACGAAGCCATCAGTCCTTACGAGGAAATCAAACGTAAAAACGAACAGCTACAGTCCCTGGCAGAAAAGCTAAAAGAAAGCGAAGGACAGTATAAAACGCTGACCAACTCGTTGCCCATCATCATCTTTTCACTCGGCAACTCAGGCGAGTTGATTTATGCCAATAAATGGCTTAGTATGTTCACCGGCAAATCCATTGAAGAGTTAAATATCAGTAAGTGGAAGGATGTGGTGCATGCGGACGACTATGACGCTTTTCACCTGTTGATGAACCCGCACGTAACCTCCGGTGCCGCCGCAATCAAAGTGCAATGCCGGTTGAAGAATGTCATAGAAGATCAGTACTACTGGCACCTGGCCTCTCTTTCTCCCCTGAAAGATGAAAAGGGGGATTTGCTTTACTGGATCGGTTTCGTGGTGGACATACATGCACAAAAGGTGGTGGAAAACACGCTACAGATCAATAAAGAATTACAACTGGTGCGCGATCAGCTGAAAGAGCACCAGCTCATACTGGAAGATAATATTGCCCAGTTGAACCGGAGCAATAAAGAATTACAACAGTTTGCGTACATCGCCTCCCACGACTTGCAGGAGCCTATCCGCAAAATCAGTTACTACAGCGACTACTTCCTTAACAAGTACCGTGAATCGATTGATGAAAAGGGGAAAGATTACCTGCACGGCATGTTGAGCGCTTCGCGCCGTATGCGTACATTGATCAACGACCTGCTGGCCTTTTCGCAGGTAGATAAAAAAGCGACTACATTCAAACAGGTAGACCTGGAGAACGTTTTCCGGGAAACCCTGCAGGATATGGAGCTGAACGTGCGGGAAAAATCGGCCCGCATTCAACTGGAGCCATTGCCTACCATCGAAGCCGACGAGAGCATGATCCGCCAGCTGTTCGGCAACATACTCAGCAACTCACTTAAATATGCGCGTGAACATGAGGCGCCTTTGATAAGGATCAGCTGTATCGCGGATAAACATACGATCGAAATTGCCGTTGCCGATAATGGTATTGGCTTTGACGAAAAGTACCTGCCGAAGATGTTTACTTTATTCCAGCGCCTGCACACGAACGATCAGTACAAAGGTACCGGGTTGGGGCTCGCGATCTGCCAAAAGATCGTAGATATACATAATGGCAGCATTACTGCTACCAGCAAAGAAAACGAAGGGGCGACATTTAAGATCACGTTACCTGTTAAACAATTGAGCATATGA
- a CDS encoding response regulator: protein MTIMPSILLVDDDAEDRLIIKDTFEELGYGTAIQFAGNGEEAIHYLEACLPKKDLPSLVILDLNMPKMNGTQTLRYLKAQPALSNIPVIIFSTSLNPIEHDECLSLGAHSYVIKPTSYLQAIEVVKHFYNLCQQMAN from the coding sequence ATGACCATCATGCCCAGTATTTTACTAGTGGACGACGATGCCGAAGACCGGCTCATAATTAAAGATACTTTTGAAGAACTGGGCTATGGAACAGCCATACAGTTCGCAGGAAATGGAGAAGAAGCGATCCATTACCTCGAGGCCTGCCTACCCAAAAAAGATTTGCCCTCGCTGGTAATCCTGGACCTTAACATGCCGAAAATGAACGGTACGCAAACCCTGCGTTACCTCAAGGCACAACCGGCCTTGTCGAACATCCCCGTAATTATTTTCTCTACTTCGCTGAACCCGATAGAGCATGACGAATGCCTGTCACTCGGCGCCCATTCGTACGTGATTAAACCTACCTCGTACCTGCAGGCGATCGAAGTGGTAAAACACTTTTACAACCTTTGCCAGCAGATGGCCAATTAG